Within Nycticebus coucang isolate mNycCou1 chromosome 16, mNycCou1.pri, whole genome shotgun sequence, the genomic segment TTTTGTTTGAAATtgtcataataaaaaaataagaaaaaatatttgagtttttGCTGTTTAAAGGCATAGCATAGATTTTTTTGAGCTAAAGTAATTATCTGCATGAGTCCCTATCCATAAGAGAactgttatttctattttcttatttgtttgtatttttatatatatatatatatatttgagactcTGGCACcgtgagtagagtactgtggcatcatagctcacagcaaacttaagctcttgggctcaagcaattgtcttccctcggtttttctatttttagtagagatggcttcttgctattgctcaggctggtcttgaactcctgagctcaagcagtccacccgcctcagcctcccagagtgctaggattacaggcatgagccactgtgcctggcttattattgtatgtttttaaaaatcatttttaatatattcataagTACTCGCAGTTTTGTGATCTAGTCCAACTTGGTCACAGATCTAGAACTTGTCAGTTCTCTGAGGggatgaaagaagagaaaaggaatggGAAAGGTCAAAGATGATACCCGTAGTAAAACTCAAAAGGTGGGTAAAAGGTGTACCAATTAATTCtatttccatttcaaaataaGCAAACTGATAgtggaaaacataaaaatgaatctATATAGCCTGAGTTGTTTACATTTTGTAGATTATCTGAAAATAGTCTGTTGTGGGGTTTGGGGCAGAGAAGTATGTATTTTAGTCACATTGCATTGTATAATTCGTAAGATTATAGTAATAGGTCTAGATGATTGCTGAAGATTTTTCCTCCTGAATTTATAGCTTCAAAAAGCCAATTGTTTGGATAATCTTGAGTGTTGAACATGATGCTGTAGTTTTATTGACGAGGAATAATTTTATTGATAACATTGGGTTATTCTGTGTTTCATAACTTTCCTTGATCCCCAGTGATTTGCTTTAAgaaaccacatttttaaaaatttggtcaTAAAACACATTAAGTGGTGTTTATTCTACAAAATAATGTACTTGTTTTACTGTAAGTAGTCTGCATGTGTAACTGGCATTTGCGAATACAGAGACACCGAACAGAGAGTCATCAGGGCACCTTGAAGATACATCAGCCATGAAGATAAGTAGCTCCAAAGTAGATTATCAGAAAATAAGGTTTAAGCCTAAgtccagtggctcacgcctgtcatcctaacactctgggaggctgaggccggtagatcacctgagctcaggagttccagaccagcctgagcaagagtgagaaaaatagaaaaactagctgggtgttgtggctggcacctgtaatcctagctatttgggaggctgaggcaagaagagatttggggccaagagtttgaggctgctggtgaactatgatggcaccacagcactcaacccagggtgacagaggagatgctatcttaaaaaagaaagaaagaaaggtttagATCATCCATCTCTTCATTAACTATATATCAAACTTATACTGTAAGATATATTTTAAGTTggccttttatttatatatgaaagTTGGAATCAACAGAAACTTTTCTTCTCTAGGTACTAAGCGTCTTGTAGAAGGAGCTGTAAATCCAGGAGAAACCTGTTTAATCATCGAGGATGTCGTCACCAGTGGATCTAGTGTTTTGGAAACTGTTGAGGTTCTTCAGAAGGAGGGCTTGAAGGTCACCGATGCTGTGGTGCTGTTGGACAGAGAGCAAGGAGGCAAGGACAAGTTGCAGGCGCACGGGATCTGTCTCCACTCGGTGTGTACATTGTCCAAAATGCTGGAAATTCTTGAGcagcagaaaaaaattgataCTGAGATGGTTGGAAGAGTGAAGAGATTTGTTCAGGAAAATGTTTTTGTGGCAGCTAATCAAAATGGGTCTCTCCTTTGTGTAAAGAAAGCATCCAAAGAACTCAGCTTTGGTGCCCGTGCAGAGCTGCCCAGGATCCACCCCGTTGCATCGAAGCTTCTCAGGCTTATGCAAAGGAAAGAGACCAATCTGTGTTTGTCTGCTGATGTTTCAGAATCCAGAGAGCTGTTGCAGCTAGCAGATGCATTAGGACCCAGCATCTGCATGCTCAAGACTCATGTAGATATTTTGGATGATTTTACTCTGGATGTGATGGAGGAATTGACAATACTGGCACAACGCCATGAGTTCTTAATATTCGAAGACCGGAAATTTGCAGATATAGGCAACACAGTAAAAAAGCAGTATGAAGGTAAGGGTATTACTCAGGAATCTGTGAGGATGAGAAATCCAGCTTAAACTgactgaagaaaaaaaggaaatgtattagCTCCTTTAACTGCAAGTCTAGCCATAGAGCAGGATGTCAGGTGTGGTTGGATTTAGGAGCTTACGTGGTGTCTTCCGGACTTGGCTTTCTCTCTGTCAGCTCTGTGTTGAGTTCTTTCTCAGGCCTGCATACTACACGAGTTCACCCCAAACCACTCACTCTGGCCTGGGGTATATCATCCCTCCATGATCTGGCCTGGGTAACACACTTGCTCCTCTGTCTGCGAGGTTATTAACTTTATTTAAACTTCTTGAACTGAGAAGAATCAGATGGGAGTATTACCCCTAAAGAAAATGGGTATGCTGTTAGCACAACTGTTATATGGGTTCTGGCTGTGCAAAGGGAGTTTCAGTAAAAATTACAGAtacagaaaacaatgaaaaagcagGATAAAATGGTAAGATTTATTTTCAGCTGAAAAAGATTTGtcgatacatattttttttttttttgcagattttggccgggctgggtttgaatccaccacctccggcatatggggccggcgccctactcctttgagccacaggtgccgccaatacATAATCttttcataaagatttttttatatcaAACGTACTCATAGTAGTacatgtgttaaaaaaaatgctttgttcTACAATCTATCCTTCTATGcaaatttctgtttttacaaGGATGTGATCATACTGTATATATCTTTTTTCCGCTTGTAACAGGTATTTGGTCATGTTACTTAATACTTATTGTGGGCATCTCTAAGataatttttcttgaaataacAAATGCCTAGTTGTAACACATAAACTGCCATTTGagttgtatttaattttgttagttttgagcctggggcctCGTGAAACATAGCTCACGTGTCTCTTGACCTATCTTCACATAATAAAACacccaaagggggaaaaatgtctagtgtggcagtcagtgGTAAGCTATTTCTTTAGAAGAGTTTTGTTTGTAAGTGACCTTCATGTGCTTAAGATGTCCCTCTGCCATCACATTGTTTAGCTTTGTTTGGCTTACTGACCGATACAGGAGTTACACATACTTTCTTCAGgtttatatatactgtatatgaACTGTCAGCTTTTTAAATGCATACAGTTGTCTATTGGGATTAGAATAGCTAAAGAGATCTAAGGGACGTGTAGAATATTGAGAGAGAATAAAGTTCCTGAGAGATCCCTGCAGAATGAAAATTTGCCATTTTCAAGGTGAATTTCAAAATGTCAATATCCTTGATGTGGATAAATGCCAGTCTTCACTGGAGTCCCTTTCTAATTACATGAGCTTCATTCAGCCTGCAAGGAAAAACAGTCTTATCGGTGTTCCTGATAAAGCACAgaacttttaatagttttttctcaCTGTGGTACCTTCTTGCCCTGCTGTCAGGTAGAtagatacatttttcttattttttttcttttctttttttttagagacagtctcactctgtcgccctcagtagagtgctgtggagtcacagctcacagcaacctccaggctcttgggcttaggcaattctcttgcctcagcctcccgagtagcagggactacaggcgcccaccacaacgctgggctatttttttgttgcagtttggcctgggctggattcgaacccaccaccctcagtatgtggggccggtgccctactcgctgagccacaggtgccactgatAGATAAACATTTTTCACAGACAGAACCATGAGTTCTGTAATAATCACTAACATCCCTAAAGTGTTAGACTCTCACATTAACATGTTAGGAGATTATTTCGTACTGTAGTTGGTTGGTTGTTTGGACAAAAGATTAGAAGTTTTGGTTTGAAAATTggcaaataacttttttttccccccattcttctCTTAGGTGGTATCTTTAAAATAGCTTCCTGGGCAGATGTAGTGAATGCGCATGTGGTACCTGGCTCAGGAGTTGTGAAGGGCCTACGGGAAGTAGGCCTGCCATTGCATCGCGGGTGCCTGCTCATTGCAGAAATGAGCTCTGCTGGGTCCCTGGCCACTGGCAGCTACACTAAAGCAGCAGTAAGTGACACGGGGACTGTTATGCTGCAGGAAATATCCATGGACCTGCCAAGAAAACAATCAGCGTTTGTGTGGCAGTATGTTACAGTAGTACTAGTTGACAGGAGTTCCTTGATAGCACATAGCATTCCATATCTTACAGTGGACGCTTGAGGAATTTGAATTGTACTCCTAGAAAAACATTGAGATACAGATAGTCAAATGAACATCTACCTATCCCTACCAGGCTTTTAAGGtagttgtctttttcttctcactgTGAGTTGCCTGCAGAAAAGCAGTGTCTCTGAGTCTCCCAAGGCCCACAGAGATGGACATTCTCATGACAGCTGCCCACAGGAAGTAGCCTTATCTTATTCCTTCTCTGAGATTGATTGGGTTTATGTGAAAAAAAGCTTTTAACCACAGTCCAGAGGCCCTGTTTCCTCCAGTAACTACTACATTATTAAAAGTTTATAGCACCACACACAgtactcccccccccccactccattCCTCCCCTGCATGCCAGAATAAAACAGGAGATGGATAATTACCTAGTTCAAAAGTTACCCTTTACCTTTTCCTCTGGGTAAACTTTTAGTTGCATATTCACCCAGAAAGGTGAATACATCACCTGTACAGCCTTTGCAGGTATTATAAAGAAtataatattacttttaaaaattgccatgagaattttaatttttcatgttatttcaaAGACTGTATGGAGCTATTAAAAGTTCACatggcgggcggtgcctgtggctcagtcggtagggcgccggccccatataccgagggtggcgggttcaaacccggcccagccaaactgcagccaaaaaatagctgggcgttgtggcaggcgcctgtagtcccagctactcgggaggctgaggcaagagaatcgcttaagcccaggagttggaggttgctgtgagctgtgtgaggccacagcactctaccgagggccataaagtgagactctgtctctacaaaaaaaaaaaagttcacatggCCCTGGAGTCAGATTTtaactcccctccccccccatgaGTTGACCATAAATGTCTGATTTCCCAAATCTCAACAAGCAGGGGTACCATGAGTTAGTGCTAATGTTTGGCATTCTGGGAGTCGGGGTCAGGTTTGAGGACAAAACATCATGTGGCCAGGAACAGTAGCTTGCATTTGTAATCcgagcaccctgggaggccaaggtgagaggattgcttgagctcaggagttggacaccagcctgagcaaaagcaagaccctgtctctactaaatagaaaaattatccagatgttatggcaggtgcctgtagtctctactatttgggaggctgaggcaggaggattgcttgaacccaggagttggaggttgttgtgagctatgatgacaccgcagcactgcagcctggggcaagaaagtgaaactgtcttaaaaaaagatcaCTTGTGTGTTGGTGGTAGTATTTGATGGCGTGAATAGAATGGCGTGAGTCTAGCCAAGCAGACTTTCTAAAGAAACTTCAGTATAGAATTGGGGAGACCAGTTAATAGCAAATGTTAAAGAGAAGGGAAAGCAGAAGTGAGAGTTTTCTTTTAACTCTTGAAAACTTAGCTGTTTTTTATATGATGGCTACCTTTGGGTACGGAGTAGCCTGTGTAGAAGGTCAATCAGCCTTGAACATGGCTTCATACCATTATGTGTTCTGGACTACTCGCCCCAGATGCTTTTGGGAAGTAAGTAGGTCACCAGgtgttactaaaaataaataactatgcAGCACCTTGATTTTAGGTGCACATAGTATGGGTTTTTGTTAATGTAATTAATTGGTTACTCAAGGGCAGGGGTAGGAAAGGATCGTCTCAAGGTATTAATAAAGCAAATGTGTTTTATCATAATTCATACAGAAGATGATCTGTTTCAGATGTAgtttatatatatgaaatgagAAAAGGCATCTATAACATAACAAAGTTTCTAACTAGTTAAAAAAACGGTTTTTTACTTTGGTAGAACTGTTATTCTGTGTGATGAACTGTTTTCTTATAATATGTCTTATTCCGTTTAGGTCAGGATGGCTGAGGAGCACTCTGAATTTGtgattggttttatttctggctCCCGAGTAAGCATGAAACCAGAATTTCTTCACTTGACTCCAGGAGTTCAGTTAGAAGCAGGAGGTAAATGCATTCATTGGTCATGACTCTTTCAAAAATGCTGCTTTACCCACAGCAGGCAAATTAAACCTTGCATGTTACTATAAAGTTGCTAAAGAGAAGCTTTCTTAGAACAATGACTAATGGGCCCTTTGGCTTGCCAGTACTGTCTTAGAATTGCAAAGCAGCTTGCAGGCTAATTTTAGGATAAAAAGTTAGACTGTTCACTGAAACATTCTGGAAAACTGATATTTTAGGTTACTGTTTCTTATCTGGTGTTCTGAATAGCTACCAAAAGAAGGTATGGTCAAGGAAGTGCGGAAAACCCTAGGCCAGCAAAATTAAAGATTTGTTTCTCTGTTACAGACCTTTGTGGTGTCTGTTGTGAATCTCCAGTATGAGATGTTTACCAAGCTTATTTGAACATGTAACACTTTCAGCAGCCTAAGAAATGcagttagaatggctaaaaaGCAGTGCTAATTTTCTCATCGATGGGCTTCTCTTCAGTAAAGGAATAATCTAGGTTATAAAAACATACGTATTTAACTGTCCTGTGGGAGTCAATAAAGCTGCTTCAGTTTTGAATAAGGAAGAAGTCATTAccagaaaacaataatttttccTGAATTGGTTATTATGCAAGAAAGGTTGCTCATCATAGTTAACTAGAGTTCATTCTGTCCCTTTCCTTCTTTAAATTTTAGGTTAAGCTTACAAAGTTGAAGATTGGAACTGGGTTCTCAGTTTATAAAACCATTAAAATGAAAACGGCTATGTCACACCTCAGTGGAATTTGTCAGATTGACAGTTCTGATTTTCAGTTTTTACCATTGTGAAGTTCAAAAGATACCTTGAAAGATATTAAAAGGAAAGTAGATTTTAAACGAGTCATTCTCATATAACTCatgcctccctctccccataCCAGTCCAGCTTTCCTCTCCAGAGATAACTGCATAACTGGTGTGATGTGCGTCCACCCAGACCTGTGGCTTTGCGTATACTCCCATATGCACGTGCAGAGAGTTGAGAGAACATTTCGTTTATGTGCACTTTCACGCCTAGAGTTACCTCATTACCCTTAACAACTCCATAGGGTTTTCTTGTTAGGATTGGGCCATAATGTGGTTTAACCATTCTCCTGTGGAAGCATTTAGATTGTTTAGAAACAGAGGATATccttacatatatatttgtaccTGTAGAGTATTTCTGGAGTAATTCTTCCAACTAGACC encodes:
- the UMPS gene encoding uridine 5'-monophosphate synthase — translated: MEAAGDALGPLVTGLYDVQAFKFGDFVLKSGLSSPIYIDLRGIVSRPRLLSQIADILFQTAQNEGISFDTVCGVPYTALPLATVMCSTNQIPMLIRRKETKDYGTKRLVEGAVNPGETCLIIEDVVTSGSSVLETVEVLQKEGLKVTDAVVLLDREQGGKDKLQAHGICLHSVCTLSKMLEILEQQKKIDTEMVGRVKRFVQENVFVAANQNGSLLCVKKASKELSFGARAELPRIHPVASKLLRLMQRKETNLCLSADVSESRELLQLADALGPSICMLKTHVDILDDFTLDVMEELTILAQRHEFLIFEDRKFADIGNTVKKQYEGGIFKIASWADVVNAHVVPGSGVVKGLREVGLPLHRGCLLIAEMSSAGSLATGSYTKAAVRMAEEHSEFVIGFISGSRVSMKPEFLHLTPGVQLEAGGDTLGQQYNSPQEVISKRGSDIIIVGRGIISAANRLEAAEIYRKVAWEAYLSRLGI